The sequence TTCAAGGCAGGTGGTCCTGATGGCCTCCGATTTCGCCAAGCTCCGCGAACGGGTCCTGACCCGCTTTCCGATCATGCGCTCGAGCGCTTTCGAGCGCCGGATGCTGTTCGATCGCGTCGGCCAGCGCCAGGCTGCGTCGCGGCCGACGCTCGTTGCGGCGCCCCTCAGTCCCGCCTGAGGCGGCCGTCGGCTCCCCGCAGGTTCCTCCCGTCGCGGCGTCCGGCAACACGGCCGAAAATTCCAGCAAGAACGGCGTTTTCGCCGGCCAGCGCGGGCTTGCCTTCACCCTCGCGCCACATTTACAACCCATTAACCATGACGATTGCTTTTCGCTGGTTGGGGGCATTTGACCGGCTGAGGCAAGGTTCCATCAAGGTTGACGGAACGTTCGCTTAACCAACCCCCTGTAGACCGGAACGAGTGGACGAACGTGAGCGTGGAGGCTCCGGAATGAAATATCCTATGCGTATCCTCCAGGGATTGAAGCTGGCTGCGCTGGTTGCAATTGCGCTGTCGATGGGGGCCTGCGCCAAGCAGAACGGTCCGACCGATGCGATGGCCAATGCGGCGACGCCGGGCAGCCAGCAGGACTTCGTCGTCAATGTCGGCGACCGTGTGTTCTTCGAGAGCGACCAGACCGATCTGACCCCGCAGGCGATCGTGACCCTGGAGAAGCAGGCGCAGTGGCTCCAGAGCTATCCGCGCTACTCCTTCACCATTGAAGGCCACGCCGACGAGCGCGGCACCCGCGAATACAACATCG comes from Bradyrhizobium diazoefficiens and encodes:
- the pal gene encoding peptidoglycan-associated lipoprotein Pal yields the protein MKYPMRILQGLKLAALVAIALSMGACAKQNGPTDAMANAATPGSQQDFVVNVGDRVFFESDQTDLTPQAIVTLEKQAQWLQSYPRYSFTIEGHADERGTREYNIALGARRAQSVRSFLASRGIDPNRMRTISYGKERPVAVCNDISCWSQNRRAVTVLNASS